The Pseudomonas sp. G2-4 genome window below encodes:
- a CDS encoding ATPase domain-containing protein, with protein sequence MSTKVTINRLATGVPGLDEVLGGGLPEFSFNLIAGPPGCGKTTLAHQMMFALATPERPALFFTVLGEPPLKMLRYQQQFDFFDSDAINQSIRYINLTDDTLAGNLDEVLRRIVSEVEAHSPALVFVDSFRSVVLASQTQDNPNNNLPQFVQRLGMLMTTWQATTFLIGEYFTETDTNPIFTVADGLIWLRQSVQRNSMVRKIEIMKMRGQPTLPGLHTFRIATSGIKVFAPAPLNPVKAPLEIPIKRLKMGVPQIDDMLGGGLPRGYSLLVAGPSGSGKSILAATFLAEGARNGETGVIAVFEQRPNHFQNATLIQLIQNGQVGLVDSRAPDLSIDEVVQLLIAEISRLKATRLVIDSLSGFELALAPTFREDFRESLSRMVTALTGAGVSVLMTSELEDRYTDLRFSPYGTAFLTDAIIVQRYIEVQSRLLRIMAVVKLRASAHSDELRLYRIDENGLQIGEMLHDQEGLLGGRPTKRISGVSHPGDKNA encoded by the coding sequence ATGAGTACCAAAGTGACTATCAACCGCCTAGCCACCGGTGTGCCAGGACTGGACGAGGTGCTGGGCGGAGGATTGCCGGAGTTTTCGTTCAACCTGATCGCCGGCCCGCCTGGCTGTGGCAAAACCACTCTGGCGCATCAGATGATGTTCGCCCTGGCGACGCCCGAGCGCCCGGCGCTGTTCTTTACCGTATTGGGCGAGCCGCCGCTGAAGATGCTGCGTTATCAGCAACAATTCGATTTTTTCGACAGCGATGCGATCAACCAGTCGATTCGTTACATCAACTTGACCGATGACACTCTGGCCGGGAATCTGGACGAGGTGCTGCGGCGCATCGTCAGCGAAGTCGAGGCGCACTCTCCTGCGCTGGTGTTCGTCGACTCGTTTCGTTCGGTGGTGCTGGCCAGCCAGACCCAGGACAACCCCAACAACAACCTGCCGCAGTTCGTTCAGCGACTGGGCATGTTGATGACCACCTGGCAGGCGACGACCTTCCTGATTGGCGAATACTTTACCGAAACCGACACCAACCCGATTTTTACCGTGGCCGATGGCTTGATCTGGCTGCGTCAGAGCGTGCAGCGCAATTCCATGGTACGCAAGATTGAAATCATGAAGATGCGCGGCCAGCCCACGTTACCGGGCTTGCACACCTTCCGCATTGCGACGTCGGGGATCAAGGTGTTTGCCCCCGCGCCACTCAACCCGGTTAAAGCGCCGCTGGAGATCCCCATCAAGCGCCTGAAAATGGGCGTGCCACAGATCGACGACATGCTCGGCGGCGGCCTGCCTCGCGGTTATTCCTTACTGGTGGCCGGGCCGTCAGGGTCTGGCAAAAGCATTCTGGCGGCGACCTTCCTGGCCGAAGGCGCACGCAACGGCGAAACCGGCGTGATCGCGGTGTTCGAACAACGGCCCAATCACTTCCAAAATGCCACCCTCATTCAGTTGATCCAAAACGGTCAGGTCGGTTTGGTGGACAGTCGTGCACCGGACTTGTCCATCGACGAAGTCGTCCAGTTGCTGATAGCCGAGATCTCTCGCCTGAAAGCCACTCGTTTAGTGATCGACTCGTTGTCAGGCTTCGAACTGGCGCTGGCGCCGACCTTCCGTGAAGACTTCCGTGAATCGCTGTCGCGCATGGTCACCGCGCTGACCGGTGCCGGGGTCAGTGTGCTGATGACCTCCGAGCTGGAAGACCGCTACACCGACCTGCGTTTCAGCCCTTACGGCACAGCGTTCCTTACCGACGCCATCATCGTTCAACGCTACATTGAAGTGCAGAGTCGTTTGCTGCGCATCATGGCCGTGGTCAAGTTGCGGGCTAGCGCTCACTCCGATGAGCTGCGCCTGTATCGCATCGACGAAAACGGCCTGCAGATTGGCGAAATGCTTCATGACCAAGAAGGTCTGCTCGGAGGCCGCCCCACAAAGCGGATCTCAGGTGTATCACACCCAGGAGATAAAAATGCTTGA
- a CDS encoding HAMP domain-containing sensor histidine kinase: MWNVKNDPREHERRRAQLREANEQLVLTALNAQQLQVAAEDALDKQKKILAMVAHELRNPLTPLTLVAGLLMHSSRERLASIQGIIERQTSHISRLVDDLMDVSMVQTGKLRLNFQPVDISTIIDEAVIVCRPAIDLRFQQFVVRQPSRPLMINGDQLRLTQILCNLLGNASKYTPNNGSIELVIVAGTEDITLTFSDTGIGISAEVLAFIFDPFVQDAHAIGFNGTGLGVGLSVVRELVEGHRGSVSVSSGGLGLGSKFVVTLPLHPQSK; encoded by the coding sequence TTGTGGAATGTCAAAAATGACCCTAGAGAACACGAAAGACGGCGTGCTCAATTGCGAGAGGCAAACGAGCAGTTGGTATTAACGGCACTCAACGCGCAACAACTCCAGGTCGCTGCGGAGGACGCCCTTGATAAGCAGAAAAAAATTCTGGCAATGGTTGCGCACGAGTTGCGCAATCCACTCACACCGCTAACCCTGGTGGCGGGGCTGCTGATGCACTCCTCCCGTGAGCGGTTGGCGAGCATACAGGGGATTATTGAGCGTCAGACAAGCCATATTTCGCGGCTGGTCGACGACCTGATGGACGTATCGATGGTCCAGACAGGCAAGCTCAGACTGAACTTCCAGCCTGTAGACATATCAACGATCATCGATGAGGCCGTCATTGTTTGTCGTCCTGCGATCGACCTACGCTTTCAGCAATTTGTAGTGCGCCAGCCAAGTCGCCCGCTGATGATCAATGGCGATCAGCTCAGATTGACGCAAATTTTATGCAACCTGCTTGGCAATGCCTCCAAGTACACACCCAATAATGGTTCGATCGAGCTAGTTATCGTTGCCGGTACCGAGGACATCACCTTGACCTTTTCCGATACCGGTATAGGTATTAGCGCTGAGGTTCTGGCTTTTATTTTTGATCCCTTCGTTCAGGACGCCCACGCCATTGGGTTCAACGGCACAGGCCTGGGGGTTGGGCTGTCAGTCGTTCGCGAATTGGTCGAGGGGCACCGAGGCTCGGTAAGCGTGTCCAGCGGTGGCTTAGGGCTCGGCAGCAAGTTTGTCGTCACGCTACCGTTGCACCCACAATCCAAATAA
- a CDS encoding histone-like nucleoid-structuring protein, MvaT/MvaU family, producing MSKLAEFRQLEKHLAKQLQALEALKGDAGLKQEIEFETKLRALLARYGFSLRDIVNLLDPQAGRRAPATGQKAGSRKPRQVKIYKNPQTGEVVKTKGGNQKTLKEWKAKYGSDTVESWLSK from the coding sequence ATGTCGAAGCTCGCAGAATTTCGCCAACTTGAAAAACACCTGGCCAAGCAGCTCCAGGCCCTTGAAGCTTTGAAGGGTGACGCTGGCTTAAAACAGGAAATCGAATTTGAAACCAAGCTGCGCGCTTTGCTGGCCAGATACGGTTTCAGCTTGAGAGACATCGTAAATTTGCTTGATCCGCAAGCTGGTCGCCGCGCACCTGCGACAGGGCAAAAAGCCGGCAGTCGTAAGCCTCGCCAAGTGAAGATTTACAAAAATCCTCAAACTGGCGAGGTCGTAAAAACTAAGGGCGGCAACCAAAAAACACTGAAAGAGTGGAAAGCGAAATATGGCTCCGACACCGTCGAATCCTGGCTTTCCAAGTGA
- the ltrA gene encoding group II intron reverse transcriptase/maturase: protein MQFTALLHHITPQLLAQSFYALRRDAAVGVDGMSWREYEEGLLQRVTDLHGRLHSGAYRATPSRRVYIPKADGRQRPLGIASLEDKIVQQAVVTVLNAIYEEDFLGFSYGFRPGRSQHDALDALTVALKGQKVNWILDADITSFFDEIDHEWMLMFLGHRIADRRLLGLICKWLQAGVMQDGRRVAATKGTPQGAVISPLLANIYLHYVLDLWTRQWRERHVRGDVIIVRYADDSVVGFRTQWQAQQFLVQLQERLAKFGLSLNASKTRLIEFGRFAARNRRKRGLGKPETFDFLGFTHCCSTNRSGGFQILRLTVKKRMRATLLAIRDELKRRRHEPIRAQGQWLIRVVSGYFNYHAVPGNLKLLSGFRKAICRYWRQALGRRSQRNRLQWSHFGLLTDHYIPSPKNAHPYPEDRFASRTRGRSRMR, encoded by the coding sequence ATGCAGTTCACGGCATTGCTGCACCACATCACACCGCAGTTATTGGCGCAGAGCTTCTATGCACTTCGCCGCGATGCAGCAGTGGGCGTGGACGGCATGTCGTGGCGAGAATATGAGGAAGGTCTTCTCCAGCGGGTGACCGATTTGCACGGAAGGCTCCACAGTGGAGCCTATCGGGCAACGCCGTCGCGGCGGGTCTATATCCCCAAAGCCGACGGCAGGCAGCGTCCGCTGGGCATTGCCTCTCTGGAGGACAAGATCGTACAGCAAGCGGTCGTTACCGTTCTGAATGCGATCTATGAAGAGGACTTTCTGGGATTCTCGTACGGGTTTCGGCCGGGACGCAGCCAGCATGATGCGCTGGATGCGTTGACGGTCGCGCTGAAGGGCCAGAAGGTGAACTGGATATTGGATGCGGATATCACGTCGTTCTTTGATGAGATCGACCATGAATGGATGCTGATGTTTCTGGGGCACCGGATTGCAGACCGGCGCCTGCTCGGGCTTATCTGCAAATGGCTTCAAGCGGGTGTTATGCAGGATGGCCGTAGAGTGGCTGCGACCAAGGGGACTCCCCAAGGTGCAGTGATCTCGCCGCTGCTGGCGAATATCTATCTTCACTACGTGCTGGATCTGTGGACAAGGCAGTGGCGTGAGCGACATGTCCGTGGCGATGTGATCATTGTGCGCTACGCGGATGACAGCGTGGTGGGTTTCAGGACGCAATGGCAGGCTCAGCAGTTTTTGGTGCAGTTGCAGGAGCGCTTGGCCAAGTTCGGATTGTCCCTCAATGCCTCGAAAACACGGCTGATTGAGTTTGGTCGTTTTGCTGCGAGAAATCGTAGGAAGCGAGGCTTAGGTAAACCGGAGACATTTGACTTCCTGGGCTTCACGCACTGTTGTAGTACCAACAGAAGCGGTGGGTTTCAAATACTGCGCCTGACGGTCAAGAAGCGAATGCGTGCGACGCTGCTAGCTATTCGGGATGAGCTGAAGCGCCGACGTCATGAACCCATCCGGGCTCAAGGGCAATGGCTGATTCGGGTGGTGAGTGGTTACTTCAATTACCACGCGGTGCCAGGAAACTTGAAGCTGTTGAGTGGCTTCAGGAAGGCCATATGCCGATATTGGCGTCAGGCTCTCGGGCGACGCAGCCAGCGAAATCGGCTGCAATGGTCTCACTTCGGGTTGCTCACAGATCACTACATACCGAGCCCAAAGAATGCACACCCGTATCCTGAGGATCGCTTCGCGTCACGCACCCGAGGCAGGAGCCGTATGCGGTAG
- a CDS encoding HAMP domain-containing sensor histidine kinase: protein MSNVDGKKEREIANAAHELFLLGQKTVEARAVLAALQKELSDASNPLGDSQQTEQVIEANQQLVPAKLLVQSDAVVSPRLEEQRMYQELREANAQLVIAALSAQDLQAVAERALSQQKSMLATVAHELRNPLTPISMIAERMVRMPSDELPRMRQLIEGQVQHMSQLVDDLLDVSRASTGKLRLNRRDIDMIQVLREAIDTCRPLMSAQEQRFDAHLPDGILMVNGDPGRLAQILQNLLTNAAKYTPTHGRIELSLTVASDALKIKISDNGIGISAKALPFIFDPYVQDVHAVGFNGSGLGIGLTVVRELVEAHGGEVTGMSEGDGKGSEFVVTFPLVIHSSR, encoded by the coding sequence ATGAGTAATGTCGACGGCAAGAAAGAGCGTGAGATCGCTAATGCCGCTCACGAACTCTTCCTGCTTGGCCAGAAAACCGTTGAAGCGCGCGCCGTGCTGGCAGCCTTGCAAAAAGAGTTGAGCGACGCCAGCAACCCGTTGGGGGACAGCCAGCAGACCGAGCAAGTGATTGAGGCCAATCAGCAGTTGGTACCGGCTAAACTCCTCGTGCAGTCAGACGCAGTAGTCTCCCCTCGTTTGGAAGAACAGCGGATGTATCAGGAACTGCGTGAGGCTAATGCGCAATTGGTCATAGCTGCGCTCAGCGCTCAAGACCTTCAAGCTGTAGCCGAGCGTGCACTGAGTCAGCAAAAAAGCATGCTAGCGACAGTGGCCCATGAACTACGTAATCCGTTAACACCTATCAGCATGATTGCAGAACGTATGGTTCGGATGCCTAGTGACGAATTGCCTCGAATGCGGCAGTTGATCGAGGGCCAAGTGCAACATATGTCACAGCTGGTCGACGATTTGCTGGACGTCTCTCGTGCCAGCACCGGGAAGTTGCGACTCAATCGCCGCGATATCGACATGATTCAAGTTCTACGTGAGGCCATTGATACGTGTCGCCCCTTAATGAGCGCACAAGAGCAGCGATTCGACGCCCATCTTCCCGATGGCATCTTGATGGTCAATGGTGACCCGGGGCGCCTCGCGCAGATTCTCCAAAACCTTCTAACGAATGCGGCTAAATACACACCGACTCACGGTAGAATCGAACTGTCTTTAACAGTAGCGTCCGACGCTTTGAAGATAAAGATTTCCGACAATGGAATCGGTATTTCCGCTAAAGCGCTCCCGTTTATTTTCGACCCCTATGTGCAAGACGTGCATGCCGTCGGCTTCAATGGTTCAGGCTTGGGCATCGGATTGACGGTAGTCCGCGAGCTGGTTGAGGCGCACGGTGGCGAGGTTACCGGCATGAGCGAGGGTGATGGCAAGGGTAGCGAGTTCGTTGTCACGTTTCCGTTGGTGATCCATTCAAGCAGATAA
- a CDS encoding VTT domain-containing protein, translating into MHNITQWIEIIRSLGVVGIALYAAMFVVGTVAFIPASMLTAFAGFLYGPMWGTLLISPAGWLSAAVAFALGRSLLRPWVKRRLANSPKSAAVDHAIESGGFRIVFLLRLASIVPFAPLSYGLGASRIARRDFLLATWTGLLPGTFLYAYLGSLAADVAQIISGEVTTSRSTQVMTWAGLVVALIALLTIARYAHKAINQALLQPSSN; encoded by the coding sequence GTGCACAACATCACGCAATGGATTGAGATTATTCGCTCGCTCGGCGTCGTCGGGATTGCGCTCTATGCCGCGATGTTTGTGGTGGGCACTGTCGCCTTCATACCCGCCTCGATGCTCACGGCGTTCGCAGGTTTTTTGTACGGCCCGATGTGGGGAACGCTGCTCATTTCGCCCGCTGGCTGGCTGTCTGCAGCGGTCGCGTTCGCCTTGGGCAGATCGCTTCTGCGCCCTTGGGTCAAACGACGCCTGGCGAACAGCCCCAAATCAGCGGCGGTCGACCACGCTATCGAGTCAGGAGGTTTTCGGATTGTTTTTCTCTTGCGCCTGGCGTCCATCGTGCCGTTCGCTCCGCTGAGCTACGGACTCGGAGCCAGCCGAATCGCTCGTCGAGATTTCCTGCTGGCGACCTGGACCGGCCTGCTTCCTGGAACATTTCTGTACGCGTACCTGGGATCTCTGGCGGCTGATGTCGCACAGATAATCAGTGGCGAGGTAACGACCAGCCGCTCGACTCAAGTGATGACTTGGGCGGGTTTGGTCGTTGCGCTAATCGCCTTACTGACCATCGCTCGATACGCACACAAAGCAATCAACCAAGCCCTTCTTCAACCCTCTTCAAACTAG
- a CDS encoding helix-turn-helix transcriptional regulator, whose product MSSIAVTDLTSTMDVDSVSRPVVALSATLVAKDWENATHQHRKAQLIYSVRGILNCEIEEGVWIVPPQCALWIPGDLPHSAWGSGEVECYCLFVEQDAAPDLPTTCCTISVSPLLRELLLKATAVPELYAPGGREERLLAVLLDELVAAPVEDLHLPMPRDPRLRRLAEMILATPADKTSKTAWATHIGMSERSMSRLLLQEIGMSFGRWRRQLHVILALQRLTKGDSVQTVALELGYENASGFVTMFRKAVGKPPARYLSDRTGSAVTAAAPGIMLPDPIAL is encoded by the coding sequence ATGTCGAGCATTGCCGTTACCGATCTGACCTCCACCATGGACGTCGACAGCGTCTCGCGGCCGGTTGTGGCTCTGAGTGCCACATTGGTCGCCAAGGACTGGGAAAATGCCACGCATCAGCACCGCAAGGCGCAGCTGATCTACTCGGTTCGCGGCATCCTCAACTGCGAAATCGAAGAAGGCGTCTGGATCGTGCCGCCGCAGTGCGCCTTGTGGATCCCCGGCGACCTGCCCCACTCGGCCTGGGGTTCCGGTGAAGTGGAGTGCTACTGCCTGTTCGTCGAGCAGGATGCCGCGCCGGATCTGCCGACCACCTGCTGCACAATTTCGGTATCGCCGCTGCTGCGCGAGTTGCTGCTCAAGGCGACCGCCGTTCCCGAGCTGTACGCCCCAGGCGGACGGGAGGAACGGCTGCTGGCGGTGTTGCTCGACGAGCTGGTGGCGGCGCCGGTGGAGGACCTGCACCTGCCCATGCCGCGCGACCCACGCTTGCGTCGCCTCGCGGAAATGATCCTAGCGACGCCGGCTGACAAGACGTCGAAGACAGCCTGGGCGACGCACATAGGCATGAGCGAGCGCAGCATGAGCCGCCTGCTGCTGCAGGAAATTGGCATGAGCTTCGGGCGCTGGCGTCGGCAGTTGCACGTGATCCTGGCGCTGCAACGGCTGACCAAGGGTGACAGCGTGCAAACGGTGGCGCTGGAACTGGGCTACGAAAACGCCAGCGGCTTCGTCACGATGTTTCGCAAGGCGGTGGGCAAGCCGCCGGCTCGCTACCTTTCGGATCGCACCGGCAGCGCGGTGACGGCAGCTGCGCCCGGAATCATGCTCCCCGATCCGATCGCCCTCTGA
- a CDS encoding IS1182 family transposase, which translates to MMGQLSSGQERLFYSFNLEDHIPATHLLRSIDRCLDLSDLRHYLADFYSPIGRPSIDPELMIRMLIVGYCYGIRSERRLCEETHLNLAYRWFCRLSLEDEIPNHSTFSKNRHGRFRDSDLFRWLFNEVLRRCMDAGLVKGEGFAVDASIIKADASRQRGVPGDEQVNWSDPTLSTRAVREYLEGLDEEALAETLPKRLSLTDPQARWTAAPGGPAFYAYSTNYLIDTEHGVIMDVEPTPAHRTAEVESTKTMIERVEAQFDIKPERLIGDTAYGTAPMLAWMVEEKDIEPHVPVWDKTERKNDSFSSNDFHWNEEAEEYRCPACNPLRSEWRAFKNERSHVTKANTIIFRSRQTDCATCPMKSKCCPNTAFRKIARSVHEAARDVARRIAVTPAYQRSRHERKKVEMLFAHLKRILKLDRLRLRGMSGATDEFTLAAAVQNLRRLAKFSSQGPPVTG; encoded by the coding sequence ATGATGGGACAGTTATCGAGTGGGCAGGAGCGGCTGTTTTACTCGTTCAACCTTGAAGATCACATTCCAGCCACTCACCTTTTGCGCAGCATTGATCGGTGTCTCGATCTGAGCGACCTGCGCCATTACCTCGCCGATTTCTATAGCCCCATTGGGCGTCCGTCGATTGATCCCGAACTGATGATTCGCATGCTGATCGTAGGCTATTGCTACGGCATTCGCTCAGAGCGGCGGTTGTGCGAAGAGACCCATTTGAACCTGGCGTATCGTTGGTTCTGCCGGTTAAGCCTTGAAGACGAAATCCCCAACCACTCGACCTTTTCCAAAAATCGACACGGCCGTTTTCGGGACAGTGATCTGTTTCGCTGGTTGTTCAATGAAGTGCTGCGTCGCTGCATGGACGCCGGTCTGGTCAAGGGCGAAGGCTTTGCCGTGGACGCCAGCATCATCAAAGCGGATGCGAGTCGGCAGCGTGGCGTACCGGGAGATGAACAGGTCAACTGGAGCGATCCAACCCTGAGCACCCGCGCCGTGCGTGAGTACCTTGAGGGACTCGATGAAGAGGCTCTGGCCGAAACGCTACCGAAGCGCCTGTCGCTGACGGATCCTCAGGCCCGCTGGACCGCTGCTCCAGGCGGCCCAGCTTTCTACGCTTACTCCACGAATTATCTGATCGATACCGAGCACGGCGTGATCATGGATGTGGAACCCACACCGGCTCATCGAACCGCAGAAGTCGAGAGCACCAAGACGATGATCGAACGGGTCGAAGCGCAGTTCGACATCAAGCCGGAGCGCCTCATTGGCGATACCGCTTACGGTACAGCTCCGATGCTGGCCTGGATGGTGGAGGAAAAAGACATCGAGCCGCATGTGCCGGTGTGGGACAAAACCGAGCGCAAGAACGACAGTTTTTCGAGCAACGATTTCCACTGGAATGAAGAGGCTGAGGAATACCGCTGCCCGGCCTGCAACCCATTGCGCAGCGAATGGCGAGCCTTCAAGAATGAGCGTTCACACGTCACCAAAGCCAACACCATCATCTTCCGATCCCGGCAGACCGACTGCGCTACGTGTCCGATGAAATCCAAGTGCTGCCCGAACACTGCGTTCCGAAAGATCGCTCGCAGCGTCCATGAAGCCGCTCGCGATGTGGCTCGGCGCATTGCAGTAACGCCGGCGTATCAGCGCTCTCGCCACGAACGTAAAAAGGTCGAAATGTTGTTTGCCCACCTCAAGCGCATCCTGAAATTGGATCGCCTGCGGCTACGTGGCATGAGTGGCGCGACGGATGAGTTCACGCTGGCCGCTGCGGTGCAGAATCTGCGACGGCTGGCCAAATTTTCATCTCAAGGGCCACCAGTCACGGGATAG
- a CDS encoding DJ-1/PfpI family protein → MARVGLILTPGFADWEYAFIAGTASPFYGIDVRFFAPTTGQFRSQGGLAVTVDSSLQQCLDWKPDVVVVIGGMVWESAEAPDIRDFLHASRSSGATIAGICGGTLALARAGLLDTVPHTSNSADFLLQNAVSYEGCTLYRSSSIAVMADRIITAPGTAPVSFTCAVFEGAGLSSESISQFRSMLAAEHG, encoded by the coding sequence ATGGCACGCGTGGGTTTGATACTGACACCCGGTTTTGCGGATTGGGAATATGCTTTCATTGCGGGTACGGCGTCCCCGTTTTACGGGATCGACGTCAGGTTTTTCGCTCCTACTACGGGGCAGTTTCGTTCGCAGGGTGGATTGGCTGTAACGGTCGATAGCAGCTTGCAACAATGTCTGGACTGGAAACCGGACGTTGTCGTCGTCATTGGAGGAATGGTCTGGGAAAGTGCAGAAGCCCCGGATATTCGAGACTTTCTTCATGCCAGTCGTTCAAGTGGAGCAACCATTGCCGGTATCTGTGGAGGAACGCTGGCACTTGCGAGGGCCGGGCTTCTAGACACGGTTCCTCATACCTCGAACAGCGCTGACTTCTTATTACAGAATGCCGTCAGTTATGAAGGCTGCACGCTTTACCGAAGCAGCTCAATAGCGGTGATGGCAGACCGCATCATTACTGCTCCAGGCACCGCCCCCGTTAGCTTCACCTGCGCAGTGTTTGAAGGTGCCGGGCTATCTTCAGAGAGCATTTCTCAGTTCAGGTCAATGTTGGCAGCGGAACATGGGTGA
- a CDS encoding TonB-dependent siderophore receptor: MKASSITGKFRSSLALCADSVACPPLAGHLKNAPCSALGSAIAAALLLSAPGAFAAETAQPQNKAAASSQKEVALPAISVTGQMNNATTEGTGSYTTGETAAATRLPMTLKETPQAVTVITRQRMDDQQLNTVQSVLENTNGVTARQADSERTSFYSRGLLINNVQYDGIPTVIGNTVNGSGISALDTAFYDRVEVVRGGSALLTGTGNPSASINLVRKRPTPEFAASASLGAGSWDTHRGMGDVSTPLTEDGRIRARLVGTYQDGNSYLDGYKPERKAFYGIVEADLTADTTVSLGYDYQDITPKGATWGGLPLWYSDGSQIDYSRSKSYGQDWSHFDNTLKTAFAEVEHRFDNGWTLKGVFNQYRTESESELVSLGGRPDPVTGLGAFPFAVASEGRSRQNTFDVMASGPFEMLGRQHDLVVGATSSRRKARQDDVAPFFAGFTPINIHTLSPGTPRPNFDAMPHIPTRTEVKQSGIYSAARFSLADPLKLIVGGRLNYYEVDDDANGSTLHYKKNNEFTPYVGLVYDIDSTYSAYVSYTGIFNPQTDFRDTTGNVLTPSKGKTKEVGLKAAYLDGRLNAAVAVFETKLDNAAQLVPGAFTPGGANAYTGADGTKSRGIEFDLQGELATGWNIYAGIAHFTAEDGDGERLNSQLPRTTAQFFTTYRLPGAWNKLTLGTGVKWQSRFYQAPGVGTSTLGGEQSAYALTSVMGRYALSENIDLGLNVNNLFDKKYALQKGDFDTVTYGAPRNLMATLDYRY; this comes from the coding sequence ATGAAAGCTTCATCCATTACAGGGAAGTTTCGCTCGTCTCTTGCTCTGTGCGCCGATTCAGTCGCCTGTCCGCCCCTCGCCGGGCACCTCAAAAACGCGCCCTGCAGCGCGCTGGGCTCGGCGATTGCGGCAGCGCTTCTGCTCAGTGCGCCGGGCGCATTTGCCGCCGAGACGGCGCAGCCGCAGAACAAGGCAGCAGCCTCATCCCAGAAGGAAGTGGCCCTGCCGGCAATCAGCGTGACAGGCCAAATGAACAACGCAACCACCGAGGGAACCGGCTCCTACACCACCGGCGAGACGGCAGCGGCGACGCGGCTGCCGATGACGCTGAAGGAAACGCCCCAGGCGGTGACCGTGATCACGCGCCAGCGCATGGACGACCAGCAACTCAACACGGTGCAGAGCGTGCTGGAGAACACCAACGGTGTCACCGCCCGCCAGGCCGACAGCGAGCGCACGAGCTTCTATTCGCGGGGGTTGCTGATTAACAACGTGCAGTACGACGGCATCCCCACCGTGATCGGCAACACCGTCAACGGCAGCGGCATCAGCGCCCTGGACACCGCGTTCTATGACCGTGTCGAGGTGGTGCGTGGCGGCTCGGCCCTGCTGACCGGCACCGGAAACCCTTCAGCCTCCATCAACCTGGTGCGCAAACGGCCGACACCTGAATTCGCCGCATCCGCCTCCCTCGGCGCCGGGAGCTGGGATACCCACCGTGGCATGGGCGACGTCTCCACACCGCTGACCGAGGACGGCCGCATCCGCGCGCGCCTGGTAGGCACCTATCAGGACGGCAACTCCTACCTGGACGGCTACAAGCCCGAGCGCAAGGCGTTCTACGGCATCGTCGAGGCCGACCTGACCGCCGATACCACGGTGAGCCTGGGCTATGACTACCAGGACATTACGCCGAAGGGCGCCACCTGGGGCGGCTTGCCGCTGTGGTACAGCGACGGTTCGCAGATCGATTATTCCCGCTCCAAGAGCTATGGGCAGGACTGGAGCCATTTCGACAATACCCTCAAGACCGCCTTTGCCGAAGTCGAGCACCGCTTCGACAACGGCTGGACGCTCAAGGGCGTGTTCAACCAGTACCGCACCGAAAGCGAATCCGAACTGGTCTCCCTGGGTGGCCGGCCTGACCCCGTCACGGGGCTGGGCGCCTTCCCGTTCGCAGTGGCGTCCGAGGGGCGCAGTCGCCAGAACACCTTTGACGTGATGGCCAGCGGCCCCTTCGAAATGCTCGGCCGCCAGCACGACCTGGTGGTCGGCGCGACAAGTTCACGCCGCAAGGCCCGCCAGGACGATGTAGCGCCGTTCTTCGCAGGCTTTACGCCGATCAACATACATACCCTGAGCCCAGGCACGCCGCGGCCCAACTTTGATGCCATGCCGCATATTCCGACCCGCACCGAGGTCAAGCAGAGCGGCATCTATAGTGCGGCCCGCTTCTCCCTGGCCGATCCGCTGAAGCTCATCGTCGGCGGGCGCCTGAACTATTACGAGGTCGACGACGACGCCAACGGCAGCACGCTGCACTACAAGAAAAACAACGAATTCACCCCGTACGTCGGACTGGTCTACGACATCGACAGTACCTACTCGGCTTACGTCAGCTACACGGGCATCTTCAACCCGCAAACCGACTTCCGCGACACGACCGGCAACGTGCTCACGCCGTCCAAGGGCAAGACCAAGGAAGTCGGCCTCAAGGCCGCCTACCTGGACGGGCGCCTGAATGCTGCCGTGGCGGTGTTCGAGACCAAGCTGGACAACGCCGCGCAACTGGTCCCCGGCGCGTTCACCCCAGGCGGAGCCAACGCCTATACCGGCGCCGACGGCACCAAGTCTCGCGGCATCGAGTTCGACCTGCAGGGCGAGCTGGCCACTGGCTGGAACATCTACGCCGGTATCGCCCACTTCACCGCCGAGGATGGCGACGGCGAGCGCCTGAACTCCCAGCTACCGCGCACCACGGCCCAGTTCTTCACCACCTACCGGCTGCCCGGCGCGTGGAACAAGCTGACCCTGGGCACAGGCGTGAAGTGGCAGAGCCGCTTTTACCAGGCGCCAGGCGTTGGCACCAGCACGCTGGGCGGCGAACAGAGCGCCTATGCCCTGACCTCGGTGATGGGGCGTTACGCCCTGAGCGAGAACATCGACCTGGGCCTCAACGTCAACAACCTATTCGACAAGAAGTACGCCTTGCAGAAGGGTGACTTCGACACCGTGACCTATGGCGCCCCGCGCAACCTGATGGCCACGCTGGACTACCGCTACTGA